CCGCGAGAATGGTGCAGCCCTGCGGGGTAATGTCGGCAAAGCCGCCAAAAACCACATAGGCGTCAGACTTGCCGTCGCCCAGCTTCACCGAAACGACACCCGGCATGATCGTCGTCATCAGCGGCGAATGACCTGCGAGAGCCGTCAGGTAGCCTTCACTGCCCGGAATGACGACTTCCGTCACCTGTGCGGAAAGCAGGAGGCGTTCTGGCGACACGAGTTCGAATTGGAAAGCTTGAGCCATGGTTCTCACTTAAATTTCTAGAGCTTGATCCCGAATGCAAACCGGCTTTCGGAAAAGATCATACTCAAACAAATGAACAGGCATTTTCGGCGGGCTTGAGAGCCCGCCGAAAACTCAATTCATTAAGCGGCTTCAGCAGCCAGCTTCTTCGCCTTTTCGATCGCTTCTTCAATCGAGCCAACCATGTAGAAGGCTGGTTCTGGAAGATGATCGTATTCACCTGCGCAAAGACCCTTGAAGCCCTTGATGGTGTCGGCGAGGTCAACCAGCTTGCCTGGCGAACCGGTGAACACTTCAGCAACGAAGAACGGCTGCGACAGGAAGCGTTCGATCTTACGAGCGCGCGCAACGGTCAGCTTATCTTCTTCCGACAGTTCGTCCATGCCGAGGATGGCGATGATGTCCTGAAGCGACTTATAGCGCTGCAGGATCGACTGAACCTGACGGGCAACATTGTAGTGTTCTTCACCCACGATCATTGGATCGAGCATACGCGAAGTGGATTCCAGAGGATCCACAGCAGGGTAAATACCCTTTTCAGCGATCGAACGGTTCAGCGTGGTGGTCGCGTCCAAGTGAGCGAACGACGTTGCCGGTGCAGGGTCGGTCAAATCGTCGGCAGGAACGTAAATTGCCTGAACCGAAGTAATCGAACCCTTGGTCGTCGTGGTGATGCGTTCCTGCATCGCGCCCATGTCGGTTGCCAGCGTTGGCTGATAACCCACAGCGGAAGGAATACGGCCCAGAAGTGCCGAAAGTTCCGAACCAGCCTGCGTGAAGCGGAAGATGTTGTCCACGAAGAACAGAACGTCCTGGCCCTTGTCACGGAAGTTTTCAGCAACCGTCAGACCCGACAGAGCAACGCGAGCGCGCGCACCCGGAGGCTCGTTCATCTGACCGTAAACAAGTGCGGCCTTCGAGCCTTCACCGCCACCGAGCTTGTTAACGCCCGATTCGATCATTTCGTGGTAAAGGTCGTTACCTTCACGGGTACGTTCACCAACGCCTGCGAATACGGAGTAACCACCGTGCGCCTTAGCAACGTTGTTGATCAGTTCCATGATGAGAACGGTCTTGCCAACGCCTGCACCGCCGAACAGACCAATCTTACCACCCTTTGCGTAAGGAGCGAGAAGGTCAACAACCTTGATGCCCGTTACGAGGATTTCAGCTTCGGTCGACTGTTCGATGTACTCAGGAGCTTCCTGGTGAATCGCGCGACGTGCAGTGGTCTTGATCGGACCTGCTTCGTCAACTGGCTCACCAATAACGTTCATGATACGGCCAAGCGTTTCTTCGCCAACCGGAACCATGATCGGGTTGCCCGTGTCGCGTACTTCGTGACCACGGACGAGACCTTCGGTCGAGTCCATAGCAATCGTGCGAACGGTGTTTTCGCCCAGGTGCTGTGCAACTTCAAGAACCAGACGGTTGCCGAGGTTGTCGGTTTCCAGAGCGTTGAGGATCAGCGGGAGCTGACCGTCTTCGAACTGTACGTCGACAACAGCGCCGATGACCTGAGTGATCTTGCCTACTGCACCGGTCGTTGCTGCCTTAGGAGCTGCGTCAGCCTTAGCGGCGGCCGCCTTAGCTGGAGCAGTCTTGGCTGGAGCCTTCTTGGCTGGAGCCTTGGCCGCAGCTGGCTTCGCTTCGGCCGCGGCGGTAGTTTTCGGGGTCGCTGCTTTTGCCATCGATCCTTTTACCTTCCGATTAGAGCGCTTCCGCGCCCGAAATGATTTCGATCAGTTCCTTGGTGATCTGAGCCTGACGCTGACGGTTATACGTGATCGACAACTTGTTGATCATGTCACCGGCGTTACGCGTCGCATTGTCCATTGCGCTCATCTTCGCGCCCATTTCGCCCGCCACATTTTCCAGCAGAGCGCGGAAAATCTGGACCGAAATATTGCGCGGGATCAGCGTGCTCAGGATCGCCGCAGGATCAGGTTCGTACTCATAAATCGCATCGCCTGCAGTATCCGCCTGCTCAGCATTTCCAGCCGAAGCCGGAATGATCTGCTGTGCGGTCGGAATCTGCGCGATCACCGACTTGAACTCGGAATAGAACAGTGTGCAGACATCAAAAGCGCCCTGTTCAAACAGCTCAATGATCTTGTGGCCGATCTGGTCGGCATGCACAAAAGCAAGCTGTTTGACTTCACGCAGATTGACATGGTCAATGATCAACGAAGCAAATTCACGACGCAGAATGTCTGCACCTTTTTTACCGATCGTCAGAATCTTGACTGTCTTGCCTTCAGCGAGGAGCTTGCGGGCATGATCACGCGCATAACGCGCAATCTGCGAGTTGAAACCGCCGCAAAGGCCACGTTCTGCAGTAGCGACGACGAGCAGATGCACGTCGTCCTTACCTGTACCAGCCATCAAAGCCGGTGCATCTTCACCGCTCACGTTCTGCGCGATGTTAGCGAGAACGGCGCCCATGCGCTGCGAATAAGGCCGTGCAGCCTCCGCAGCTTCCTGGGCACGGCGCAGCTTCGCCGCGGCGACCATCTGCATCGCCTTGGTGATTTTCTGCGTCGCCTTGACCGAGGCGATACGGTTTCTCAGATCCTTTAGTGAAGGCATCCGTTCATCCCGTCACAAAGTTCAAGCAAAAGACTTGGCGAACGCGTCGACCGCTGCCTTGAGCTTTGCTTTGATGTTGTCGGTGAGTGCCTTTTCGTCGCGGATCGCGTCGAGAACATCCTTGTGCTCGGTGCGCAGCGAAGAAAGAAGACCTGCTTCGAACTTGCCAACCTGGTTGACGGCGATCTTATCGAGATAGCCATTCACGCCAGCGTAAATCACGGCAACCTGTTCTTCCGTCTTAAGCGGCGAGAACTGTGGCTGCTTGAGAAGTTCGGTCAGACGTGCACCGCGGTTAAGCAGACGCTGAGTCGAAGCATCAAGATCCGAACCGAACTGAGCAAATGCTGCCATTTCACGATACTGGGCGAGTTCACCCTTAATCGAACCGGCAACCTGCTTCATGGCCTTGATCTGAGCGGACGAACCAACGCGGGAAACCGACAGGCCGACGTTAACAGCCGGACGGATACCCTGATAGAACAGGTTGGTTTCGAGGAAGATCTGGCCGTCGGTGATCGAGATCACGTTGGTCGGAATAAACGCGGAAACGTCGTTGCCCTGCGTTTCGATGACTGGCAGAGCCGTCAGCGAACCAGCGCCGTTTTCGTCGTTAAGCTTTGCAGCGCGCTCAAGAAGACGTGAGTGCAGATAGAATACGTCGCCTGGGTAAGCTTCACGGCCCGGAGGACGACGAAGCAGAAGCGACATCTGACGATAAGCAACAGCCTGCTTGGAAAGATCGTCATAGCCGATCAGAGCGTGCTGGCCATTGTCACGGAAATATTCGCCGATAGCGCAGCCTGCAAATGGTGCAAGATACTGCATCGGAGCCGGATCGGAAGCGGTAGCCGCGATCACGACGGAATATTCGAGAGCGCCGCGTTCTTCGAGAACCTTAACGAACTGAGCAACAGTCGAGCGCTTCTGGCCGATAGCAACGTAAACGCAATAAAGCTTTTCGCTGTCTGGGCCGTTGTCGTGGATTGGCTTCTGGTTAAGGAAAGTATCGAGAATGATAGCGGTCTTGCCGGTCTGACGGTCACCGATGACCAGCTCGCGCTGACCACGACCAACAGGGATCAGAGCGTCAACAGCCTTGAGGCCGGTCGACATTGGCTCATGAACCGACTTACGCGGAATGATGCCCGGTGCCTTGACGTCGACGCGGCGACGCTCAGTAGCAACGATTGGGCCCTTGCCGTCGATTGGATTGCCGAGAGCATCGACAACGCGGCCGAGCAGGCCTGGACCGACTGGAACGTCAACGATCGCGCCGGTACGCTTGACGACGTCGCCTTCCTTGATGTCACGGTCGGCACCGAAAATAACCACACCGACATTGTCGGTTTCAAGGTTAAGCGCCATGCCGCGAATACCACCAGGGAATTCGACCATTTCGCCAGCCTGAACATTGTCCAGACCGTAAACGCGGGCGATACCGTCGCCGACGGACAGAACCTGACCGACTTCGGAGACCTCAGCCTCCTTGCCGAAGTTCTTGATTTGCTCTTTCAGGATAGCGGAAATTTCCGCGGCGCGGATGTCCATCAGCCGACCTCTTTCAGTGCAAGCTTGAGAGAAGAAAGTTTAGTGCGAAGGGACGTGTCGATCTGACGCGAACCCATTTTGACGACAAGCCCGCCGAGGATCGAAGGATCTACGGTGACATTGATCGTCACGTCCTTGCCGGCCACGCTTTTCAGCGTTGCCTTCAATTCGTTCTGCTGAGCGCTCGTCAGCTCATGCGCAGAAATAACATCTGCGGAAACTTCGCCGCGATGTTCAGCTGCAATCTCACGGAAAGCGGCGATGATGCCCGGCAGCGCAAACAGGCGACGATTAGACGCCACGACGCGCAGGAAATTGCCGACCAGACCTTTGATGCCAGCCTTGTCAGCAATCGCGCCAATGGCGTGAAGCTGGTCTTCAGCATTGAAGACCGGGCTGGAAATCAGACGCTTCAGGTCTTCGCTTCCGCTCAGAAGCGCCTCGAAACGGCCAAGATCTTTTTCCACAGCAGCAACGGATTTTGCATCGAGCGCGAGCTCAAACAACGATCCGGCGTAACGCTGTGCGACACCTGAAATGAGCGAAGACGTTTCTGCCACGAACAACCTGCTCTCTACGTTGAAACCATCTTTTTGGGAGTTCAGCAGGACCAAAAGGCCCAAGCAGATGATTTTATTGAATGTTTCCGGGGAACCCCTGACGCGCGAGCGCGACAACACCGAAATGTGATTGCCGTCTAGCATAGACGAACCGGACTCGCAACACGCGAATCCCGCACTTTTGTGTAAGTTTTGCCGCAATTTTAGGTTAGAAAACTACTAACCAAGCCCACTAATGAAGCAGGATGCTTTTTAGCACGGCAACTTGGCCTCGACTCTCGCCTCCGCCCTGCCCTTACCTGGCTTCTCAGCTGACGAAACCAAAAGCGTAAAGCAAAGGTCCGGCGGCAAGCAAAAATTCGATGACCGCAGCAACAATGTTGTAAAAAGTTGCGCTTTTATCCGACATCATTGAAATGAAGCGGCCGAAGAGCGCAAATCCCCATAGGGCACCCAGCACAACCCAGAGAAAAGGTTGTGCGAAGATGAGACAACCGAGCCCGACCCCAAGATAAGGACCGGCCAGAACAGCGCGGATGGAGCTATAAGCTTCCGGACGCGCGTTGATTGGTTGAAGACGCAGCAGCTTCATGGTGATGCCCGGCGCAAAAAGCATGATCAGTCCCGCTAGTGCCGTTACGACCGCAGCACTCCAGGCAAGCCACTCGCCGCTGGTCATGGGGAGATAAAATTCCATTGCGTTTCACCTCTTGGTTTCAAGCGCTATAGCGAAAAACCCGACGCGTTTCCATAGCTTTGGACGCTACAGGAAGCTCTGCGGATCAATATCCACCTGCACCCGGATAGAGCCGCGCTCTTTGGGTGCAGCTGCAAGAAGCGCACGGATAAACCCTTGAATATCCGCTCTTTTCGTTCCGTGAACCAGGATGCGGAACCGATGTCTGCCACGCACCAGTGCAAGCGGCGCTTCAGCTGGACCAAGCACCGAAACCTCGGAAGAATGAGGTGCTGCACGCCTTAACGCGCGCGCATGATTTTCAGCATCAGGCCGGTTGTCAGCGGATATAATCAGCGCGGCAAGTCGTCCGAATGGCGGCAGGGCACTTCGTTCGCGCTCTTCGATTTCCCGCGCATAAAACGCTTCCGAATCACCGCTGACGATAGCTCGCATCACCGGATGGTCAGGCTGATAGGTCTGAAGCAGACCAAGGCTCTTGCGGCCTGTTCGGCCTGCGCGGCCTGTCACCTGATTGAGCAGCTGGAAAGTGCGTTCGGCTGCACGCGGATCGCCATTGGCAAGCCCGAGATCGGCATCCACAACGCCCACCAGCGTCATGTTTGGGAAGTTATGCCCCTTGGCCACGAGCTGCGTGCCTATGACAATATCCGCCTCGCCCTTGGCAATGGCATCCAGTTCAAGCCGAAGGCGCTTAACGCCGCCCGCCATATCCGACGAAAGAACAATGATTCGCGCGTCCGGGAAGGTTGCAGCCACTTCCTCGGCAATGCGTTCAACACCCGGTCCACAAGCAACCAGATGGTCAAGCGTACCGCATTCCGGGCAAGCTTCCGGCACTGGTTCATGATAGCCGCACTGATGGCACATCAACTGCCCACGAAAACGGTGCTCAACCAGCCAGCTTGAACATTGCGGACACTGAAAACGATGACCACAAACACGGCAAAGCGTGAGCGGCGCGTAGCCCCGCCTGTTGAGAAACAGCAGCGCCTGTTCGCCGCGCTCGACAGTCTTACCCACAGCCTCGGTCAGGGCTGGCGACAAAAACCGTCCCGGCGGAGGCGGAGAGCGCCGCATATCAATAGTCTTCAGTGTCGGAAGTGCCGCTTCTGCATAGCGACCATAAAGCTTGATTCGCTTGTAGCGCCCCTGATCGGCATTCACCTGACTTTCGATAGAAGGCGTTGCCGATGCCAATATCACTGGAAAACCGCCAATATGGCCACGCACGACCGCCATATCGCGCGCATTATAGAAGACGCGGTCTTCCTGTTTGTAAGCCGGATCATGTTCTTCATCGACCACGATCAGGCCAAGCTCCTTGAACGGCAAAAACAATGCCGAACGAGCACCGGCGACCACACGCACGGTGCCCTCCGCAATCTGCCGCCAGACGCGCTCGCGTGTGCGCGGCGCAAGATCGGAGTGCCATTCGGCAGGCTTTGCCCCGAAGCGATCATGGAAGCGGTCGAGAAACTGTTGTGTCAGCGCGATTTCCGGCAAAAGAATCAGCACCTGCTTGCCCATCTCGAGCGCCTTGGCGACGGCCTCAAAATAGACTTCTGTCTTGCCTGAGCCGGTCACGCCATCAAGCAGCGAAACTGAGAAAGCGTCTTCCTCAACCGATTCGGCCAGCATTTCGGCAGCAGCTTGCTGATCCTCTGACAGAGTGGCCCGCGAATAATCCGTATCCGGCGTGGCAACAACAGCAGGCGGCGGAAGCATCACTTCCTCAAACACGCCCTGCGTTTTCAGACCATCCACAACTGTCAGCGAAACACCAGCGGCATGGGCCAGCCCTGAGCGGGTCCATGCCAAACCGTCGCGTGCCAGTTCCATCACCCGGGCGCGGGCATCCGTCATGCGCTCCGGCTCGTGACCATTGTAACGAAGCCCCGGTACTTTCGGCTCAGGATCGAAGGCTGCGGGCGCGCGAAGCACCATGCGCGCCACCATTCCAGGCGGTGAAAGCGTATAATCGGCGGCCCAGCGCATGAAACGCAGCATCTGAGCATCCACAGGCGGGCAATCGAAAACTTCAGAAATTGCACGCAGCTTCTTGGCGTCAACAGCATCGGTCGCGCCATCACAAACGATTCCCGCAACCTCGCGCGGTCCCAACGGCACGCGCACGATTGAACCGGGCTGGACATGCATTCCCTCCGGCACCATATAAGAATAAGGCCGCTCCGCGGGCATGGGTACAAGCACCGGCACCACACTCGGAGTGGGTTCCGCGAAAAGGCTCAAAATATCGTGCGAATCTTTCGACATGATTGCGTGACCTTGGCGTGGCTTTGCGCTAAAGAAAAGCCACCTTCCGGGAATTAAATGGATTTAGTTTCCCACAACACCCCGCGCTCATTATGGAGGAACGCTGTTATGAAGTTTTTCGTCGACACTGCGGACGTCAAGGAAATCCGCGAACTCAACGACCTCGGACTGGTCGATGGCGTGACCACCAACCCGTCGCTGATCCTCAAGTCTGGCCGCGATATTCTCGAAGTAACAAAAGAAATCTGCTCCTTCGTCAAGGGCCCGGTTTCGGCTGAAGTTGCTGGAACAGAATACGAGCAGATCATGAAGGAAGCTGCCGTCATTGCCAAGATCGCAGATAATATCTGCATCAAGCTGCCACTGACGCTCGATGGCCTCAAGGCTTGTAAGGCACTGACCTCCGATGGTCACAAGACCAACGTGACGCTCTGCTTCTCGGCCAATCAGGCTCTGCTCGCAGCAAAAGCAGGCGCGACCTTCGTATCGCCGTTCATCGGCCGCATCGATGACATGGGCGTCAACGGCATGGAACTGATTGCTGAAATCCGTACCATTTTCGACAACTACGATTTCCGCACTGAAATCCTCGCCGCTTCGGTTCGTACCGTAAACCACGTCAAGGAAGCAGCTCTCATCGGCGCCGACGTCGTTACCGCACCTCCGGCAACACTCAAGGCACTCGTCAAGCATCCGCTGACCGACAAGGGCCTCGAAACCTTCCTCGCCGACTGGGCGAAGACCGGCCAGAAAATTGCTTAATCAGTCTGCTGATTAGAATGTAAAACGGCGGATCATTGATCCGCCGTTTTTGTTTATTCAAGCTCAGTTTCGCCGTCATGCTTGGCAACATGGATCGGCCTGCTGCCGCAATATTCCGTAATGGCTTCCGCGAGCCGGGCCGAATGCGTGACCACCCATATCTGACTGCGCTCGGAAGCTCGCGCGATCATCTTCGCAAGCGATGGAATCATGTCAGGATGCAGGCTGGCCTCCGGCTCGTTCAGAGCAATCAAAGGCGGCAGCCGATAGGACAGAAGTGCGCCTGCAAGCGCGAGCAGACGTATCTGCCCGTCAGATAGCTCGCCCGGCCGAAATACGCGTGGCGGAAAGGCCGGAAAATTAAGGCCAAATGTTGCGGTTTCTTCCGGATACGGAATGACCAGCTTTGCACCTTCCAGCGCATCGGCAATCAGATGATCAAGATCGACCGTATCCTGACGGATATGGGCAAGCGTTGCAAAGACCGAAGCCAGATTGCTGCCGTCCTCATCGAGCATCGCAGCGGTTGCGGCAATTGATGGCTGACGCACCGGTGCATCGCGGTCGCTTCTGAAGCCATGATAGAAGCGCCAGCCGCGCATTTGCGCTGCGAGATCACCGATCTCCGGATAATGCCCTGACTGTCCCAAGACGGAGAGACCGCTCTCCGATGTTAAAAGGCGGCTCGGGTGCTCGGTTCGCCGCCCCTCCCCGTCACGCGCAAAAACTGCTGGCCCCTTTCGGTCCATCAGGTCGACCGGACGTCGCCCGGTGTCAAGATTGAGCTGCTCTTCCTTGATCTGCGGCTCAAACGGAAAAGCACCCGATACCGGCGGCGGAAGGCCTGCCTCAACCCGGTAAGACAGGCGCGAAGCGAGGCGTTCATCTTCAAACTCAGCCTCAAGGATGATTCGCGCCGGTTCATGTTTGCGTCGGGTGCCGCTCCACATGGCCGATTGCATACCGCCTTCGCGCACGATCTCGGTTGAGAATGTGCCTTCTGTAGCAGCTTTCACGAGCTGCAGGGCGCGATAGAGATTGGATTTTCCAGCGCCGTTTTCACCGACAAAGACCGTGACCTGCCCCAGATCAAACCGGACAGACCGAAGCGAGCGATAGCCTTTTGCCGAAAATGAAACGAGCCGCATGATTTCCTCAGCCTAGAGTGCATCCCGAAAAGTGCGAAGCGGTTTTCGGAACAAGATGCGCGCAAAAACGAAGAGATAGAGCATTTCCAATGATTCAATAAAAACCGGAAATGCTCTAGATAAACGAAAGGCGGCACAAGATGCGCCGCCTTTTCAAACTCAATCAAGCTGACGCGCTCAGAGCTTCGACATCTGCATTGCAAGTGCGAGATAGATCTGCTCGGCCAGTTCTTCGGCTGCACGCTTGGTCGCATCACGCTGCGCACGCAGGTTGGCGAATTCCTGACGCGGACGGTCGAAAGATGCGCCAGCGGTACGTGTGCCGGACACAAGAGGCTTGCCATCCTTGTCACGCAATACGTAGCTCGACGTAGCCTTCACGATACCAGCGGATGGACGGCCGGTACGGTCGGTCTGATCGCCGATATCGACACTCACGGCATTCAGCGTATTTGCGCTGAGACCAAGGCTGAGACGATAGCTCGGAGTCGCAGGTTCGCCAGCACCACCTCCCAAAAGGAAGATCAGGCGATTACGAACCTGTTGCTGGAACACATTGCCTGCCGGGTCGATGGCAATCGACGCAAGCTTGCTGCGCATATCGGGTGCAACACTGCCACCGATCGTGCCACCGGCACCACCTGACGAATAAAGCGGATGCACTGTACAGCCTGCAATCAGAACCGCTGCTCCAAGAGCAGCGATTGCGACACGAAAGGCCTTAAATGCTGAAATAAAGCGATCAGGCAACGACATTGACGATCCTTTGCGGAACCACGATGATCTTCTTCGGCGAGCCCCCTTCGAGCGCGGCCTTGACGAAGTCAAGTTCGAGCACCGCCTGCTGGATTGTAGCTTGATCAGCGTCGCGCGCGATTGTCAAATCCCCACGCTTCTTACCGTTGATCTGAACCGGCAGAACGATCTCGTTTTCCACGATCAGAGCCGCATCGAACTTCGGCCATGCTGCGCGGGCGACCAGTGTTTCCCGACCGGCAATCTTGCCACCCAGTTCAATTGCACATTGTTCAGCCAGATGGGGCATCATTGGTGCAAGCATCATAACCAGCATTTCGGTCGCTTCACGCAATGCAGCTTTCAGCTCGTCGTCAGCCTTATCGGCTGCAACCTGCTGCAGTGGCGCTGCAAGCGTGTTGACCAGCTCGTAAAGGCGGGCAACAGCTCGGTTGAAGGCGAGCTTTTCGATGTCGTCACCAACAGCCTGAACAGTCTTATGCGCAGCCTTTGATACGGT
The Ochrobactrum sp. BTU1 DNA segment above includes these coding regions:
- a CDS encoding AAA family ATPase is translated as MRLVSFSAKGYRSLRSVRFDLGQVTVFVGENGAGKSNLYRALQLVKAATEGTFSTEIVREGGMQSAMWSGTRRKHEPARIILEAEFEDERLASRLSYRVEAGLPPPVSGAFPFEPQIKEEQLNLDTGRRPVDLMDRKGPAVFARDGEGRRTEHPSRLLTSESGLSVLGQSGHYPEIGDLAAQMRGWRFYHGFRSDRDAPVRQPSIAATAAMLDEDGSNLASVFATLAHIRQDTVDLDHLIADALEGAKLVIPYPEETATFGLNFPAFPPRVFRPGELSDGQIRLLALAGALLSYRLPPLIALNEPEASLHPDMIPSLAKMIARASERSQIWVVTHSARLAEAITEYCGSRPIHVAKHDGETELE
- the atpA gene encoding F0F1 ATP synthase subunit alpha — encoded protein: MDIRAAEISAILKEQIKNFGKEAEVSEVGQVLSVGDGIARVYGLDNVQAGEMVEFPGGIRGMALNLETDNVGVVIFGADRDIKEGDVVKRTGAIVDVPVGPGLLGRVVDALGNPIDGKGPIVATERRRVDVKAPGIIPRKSVHEPMSTGLKAVDALIPVGRGQRELVIGDRQTGKTAIILDTFLNQKPIHDNGPDSEKLYCVYVAIGQKRSTVAQFVKVLEERGALEYSVVIAATASDPAPMQYLAPFAGCAIGEYFRDNGQHALIGYDDLSKQAVAYRQMSLLLRRPPGREAYPGDVFYLHSRLLERAAKLNDENGAGSLTALPVIETQGNDVSAFIPTNVISITDGQIFLETNLFYQGIRPAVNVGLSVSRVGSSAQIKAMKQVAGSIKGELAQYREMAAFAQFGSDLDASTQRLLNRGARLTELLKQPQFSPLKTEEQVAVIYAGVNGYLDKIAVNQVGKFEAGLLSSLRTEHKDVLDAIRDEKALTDNIKAKLKAAVDAFAKSFA
- the fsa gene encoding fructose-6-phosphate aldolase; its protein translation is MKFFVDTADVKEIRELNDLGLVDGVTTNPSLILKSGRDILEVTKEICSFVKGPVSAEVAGTEYEQIMKEAAVIAKIADNICIKLPLTLDGLKACKALTSDGHKTNVTLCFSANQALLAAKAGATFVSPFIGRIDDMGVNGMELIAEIRTIFDNYDFRTEILAASVRTVNHVKEAALIGADVVTAPPATLKALVKHPLTDKGLETFLADWAKTGQKIA
- a CDS encoding F0F1 ATP synthase subunit epsilon; this encodes MAQAFQFELVSPERLLLSAQVTEVVIPGSEGYLTALAGHSPLMTTIMPGVVSVKLGDGKSDAYVVFGGFADITPQGCTILAESATHVDDVDPADIQKRIEIARKHLEDASTNEHRTKAEIFLHQLMTLQGTVLPA
- a CDS encoding primosomal protein N' encodes the protein MSKDSHDILSLFAEPTPSVVPVLVPMPAERPYSYMVPEGMHVQPGSIVRVPLGPREVAGIVCDGATDAVDAKKLRAISEVFDCPPVDAQMLRFMRWAADYTLSPPGMVARMVLRAPAAFDPEPKVPGLRYNGHEPERMTDARARVMELARDGLAWTRSGLAHAAGVSLTVVDGLKTQGVFEEVMLPPPAVVATPDTDYSRATLSEDQQAAAEMLAESVEEDAFSVSLLDGVTGSGKTEVYFEAVAKALEMGKQVLILLPEIALTQQFLDRFHDRFGAKPAEWHSDLAPRTRERVWRQIAEGTVRVVAGARSALFLPFKELGLIVVDEEHDPAYKQEDRVFYNARDMAVVRGHIGGFPVILASATPSIESQVNADQGRYKRIKLYGRYAEAALPTLKTIDMRRSPPPPGRFLSPALTEAVGKTVERGEQALLFLNRRGYAPLTLCRVCGHRFQCPQCSSWLVEHRFRGQLMCHQCGYHEPVPEACPECGTLDHLVACGPGVERIAEEVAATFPDARIIVLSSDMAGGVKRLRLELDAIAKGEADIVIGTQLVAKGHNFPNMTLVGVVDADLGLANGDPRAAERTFQLLNQVTGRAGRTGRKSLGLLQTYQPDHPVMRAIVSGDSEAFYAREIEERERSALPPFGRLAALIISADNRPDAENHARALRRAAPHSSEVSVLGPAEAPLALVRGRHRFRILVHGTKRADIQGFIRALLAAAPKERGSIRVQVDIDPQSFL
- a CDS encoding F0F1 ATP synthase subunit delta, with the translated sequence MAETSSLISGVAQRYAGSLFELALDAKSVAAVEKDLGRFEALLSGSEDLKRLISSPVFNAEDQLHAIGAIADKAGIKGLVGNFLRVVASNRRLFALPGIIAAFREIAAEHRGEVSADVISAHELTSAQQNELKATLKSVAGKDVTINVTVDPSILGGLVVKMGSRQIDTSLRTKLSSLKLALKEVG
- a CDS encoding F0F1 ATP synthase subunit gamma — encoded protein: MPSLKDLRNRIASVKATQKITKAMQMVAAAKLRRAQEAAEAARPYSQRMGAVLANIAQNVSGEDAPALMAGTGKDDVHLLVVATAERGLCGGFNSQIARYARDHARKLLAEGKTVKILTIGKKGADILRREFASLIIDHVNLREVKQLAFVHADQIGHKIIELFEQGAFDVCTLFYSEFKSVIAQIPTAQQIIPASAGNAEQADTAGDAIYEYEPDPAAILSTLIPRNISVQIFRALLENVAGEMGAKMSAMDNATRNAGDMINKLSITYNRQRQAQITKELIEIISGAEAL
- a CDS encoding DUF4345 family protein, encoding MEFYLPMTSGEWLAWSAAVVTALAGLIMLFAPGITMKLLRLQPINARPEAYSSIRAVLAGPYLGVGLGCLIFAQPFLWVVLGALWGFALFGRFISMMSDKSATFYNIVAAVIEFLLAAGPLLYAFGFVS
- the atpD gene encoding F0F1 ATP synthase subunit beta, with the protein product MAKAATPKTTAAAEAKPAAAKAPAKKAPAKTAPAKAAAAKADAAPKAATTGAVGKITQVIGAVVDVQFEDGQLPLILNALETDNLGNRLVLEVAQHLGENTVRTIAMDSTEGLVRGHEVRDTGNPIMVPVGEETLGRIMNVIGEPVDEAGPIKTTARRAIHQEAPEYIEQSTEAEILVTGIKVVDLLAPYAKGGKIGLFGGAGVGKTVLIMELINNVAKAHGGYSVFAGVGERTREGNDLYHEMIESGVNKLGGGEGSKAALVYGQMNEPPGARARVALSGLTVAENFRDKGQDVLFFVDNIFRFTQAGSELSALLGRIPSAVGYQPTLATDMGAMQERITTTTKGSITSVQAIYVPADDLTDPAPATSFAHLDATTTLNRSIAEKGIYPAVDPLESTSRMLDPMIVGEEHYNVARQVQSILQRYKSLQDIIAILGMDELSEEDKLTVARARKIERFLSQPFFVAEVFTGSPGKLVDLADTIKGFKGLCAGEYDHLPEPAFYMVGSIEEAIEKAKKLAAEAA